One window from the genome of Thermodesulfobacteriota bacterium encodes:
- a CDS encoding transglycosylase SLT domain-containing protein gives MRKGLFVIGWVCFILLGGGSFAIGQTPPGPSEGVSLQRSQETVRALTERIATLEATLSQLYTEVEALRNALRSLQIRPPLTSYKLPREVTLCGERIPLEERSVWENLDREFLIALDNHAQILLWMKRARRYFPLIEKRLKEMNLPSDLKYVTIVESALRPYAVSSAGAAGIWQFIPTTGEKYGMRRTKGLDERFDFFKATEGALNYLKALYEEFGSWSLALAAYNAGEKRIRQEIDLQKTTRYYSLDLPLETERYVYKIAVAKLILSDPGRFGFHLDEEDLYEPLRLERVQIELSQPLPLIEVAKAIGASYKEVKEMNLHFSAESIPTGHHFLNLPQGTSERFLGFFSQWQKEVQRK, from the coding sequence ATGAGAAAGGGGCTGTTCGTGATCGGATGGGTTTGCTTCATCCTCTTGGGAGGGGGGAGCTTTGCGATCGGTCAGACCCCTCCGGGCCCATCTGAAGGGGTTTCCCTACAGAGATCCCAGGAAACCGTCAGGGCTTTGACCGAGAGGATCGCGACCCTTGAAGCCACCCTCTCCCAACTTTACACCGAGGTGGAGGCGCTTCGCAACGCCTTGCGGAGCCTCCAGATCCGACCTCCCCTGACCTCTTATAAACTACCGCGGGAGGTGACCCTATGCGGGGAGAGGATCCCTCTCGAAGAGCGATCGGTCTGGGAAAATCTCGACCGGGAATTCCTCATCGCCCTCGACAACCACGCCCAGATCCTCCTTTGGATGAAACGGGCCAGGCGGTACTTCCCGTTGATCGAAAAACGGCTCAAGGAGATGAATCTTCCCAGCGATCTCAAGTATGTCACCATCGTTGAGAGCGCTCTCAGACCCTATGCGGTCTCCTCCGCCGGAGCGGCTGGGATTTGGCAATTCATTCCAACGACAGGGGAGAAGTATGGGATGAGAAGGACCAAGGGGCTTGACGAGCGATTCGATTTTTTCAAGGCCACCGAAGGGGCCTTGAATTATCTGAAGGCGCTCTATGAGGAGTTCGGAAGCTGGTCCCTAGCCTTGGCGGCCTACAATGCCGGGGAAAAACGGATACGACAGGAGATCGACCTTCAGAAAACCACCCGTTACTACTCTCTCGATCTCCCCCTTGAGACCGAACGATATGTCTACAAGATTGCGGTAGCCAAGCTGATCCTCTCCGATCCCGGAAGGTTCGGTTTCCATCTGGACGAGGAGGACCTCTATGAGCCTCTCCGTCTGGAGCGGGTCCAGATCGAGCTATCGCAACCTCTCCCCCTGATCGAAGTGGCCAAGGCCATCGGAGCTTCCTACAAAGAGGTCAAGGAGATGAACCTCCACTTTTCGGCGGAGTCCATTCCCACGGGTCACCACTTTCTCAATCTGCCCCAAGGGACCTCGGAGCGGTTCCTGGGCTTCTTCTCCCAGTGGCAAAAGGAGGTTCAAAGGAAATAG
- a CDS encoding hybrid sensor histidine kinase/response regulator yields MPEKEKILIVEDESLVRDMVASYVTQLGFEAVTVQNGLEALERLRQEAFTILLTDIKMPGMDGFGLMREVRSEFPEIPIVAMTGHGASYTFTDVVEAGATDYLTKPFTLDELRAKLNRLLREKGLLRELRQKSMELERANEDLKRLDNLKSLFVSSVSHELRTPLTVIKEFISLMLEGHGGPLTEDQKEYLGIAHKNILRLTNLIDTLLDFSRIESGKGLQLKFEPARLIEVVEDASMTLAHTLEEKRIALENRIDPEIPLVLIDRNRLVEVFINLLNNGIKFTPAGGKITIDTRGVTERRDYLKVVVSDTGIGIPPEDLPRIFDRFYQGQTGVSMGSGLGLAITKEIIEGHRGAIHAESRLGSGTNIVFTLPLLQVGNIFRLLIEPMLNEAERDGLSFSVIQIRLWDPRLKRELLLSHEVLGSVKYAIQKMVRTVDIVVPFSGHLIYLFSFIDDRLAREIGERIQVKLTQGGYLPKGAEVQFKTYSFPQDALSKEDFLKGCRHLIKAE; encoded by the coding sequence GTGCCAGAGAAGGAGAAGATCCTGATCGTCGAAGACGAATCCCTCGTTCGGGATATGGTGGCCTCCTATGTGACCCAGTTGGGATTCGAAGCCGTTACGGTTCAAAACGGCCTGGAGGCATTGGAACGATTGAGACAGGAGGCCTTCACCATCTTGCTCACCGACATCAAGATGCCGGGGATGGACGGTTTTGGGTTGATGAGGGAGGTCCGATCGGAATTTCCGGAGATTCCCATCGTTGCCATGACAGGCCATGGGGCCTCCTACACCTTTACCGATGTGGTCGAAGCAGGGGCGACGGATTACCTGACCAAGCCCTTCACCCTGGATGAGCTCAGGGCCAAGTTGAATCGGTTGCTCCGGGAGAAGGGCCTTCTCCGAGAGTTGCGACAGAAGTCGATGGAATTGGAGAGGGCGAACGAAGACCTCAAGCGGCTTGACAACCTGAAATCCCTTTTTGTCTCGAGCGTCTCTCACGAGCTCCGGACCCCCCTCACCGTCATCAAGGAATTTATCTCCCTGATGCTCGAAGGACACGGGGGCCCCTTGACGGAGGACCAGAAGGAATATTTGGGGATCGCCCACAAGAATATATTGCGGCTGACGAACCTCATCGATACCCTCCTCGATTTTTCGAGAATCGAATCCGGCAAAGGCCTCCAGTTGAAATTTGAACCCGCCCGGCTGATCGAGGTGGTGGAAGATGCCTCGATGACGCTCGCCCATACCCTCGAAGAGAAGCGGATTGCCCTCGAGAACCGGATCGATCCGGAAATCCCCCTGGTGTTGATCGATCGGAACCGTCTGGTGGAGGTCTTCATCAACCTTCTCAACAACGGGATCAAGTTCACCCCGGCCGGGGGGAAGATCACGATCGATACGCGAGGGGTCACCGAAAGGCGGGACTATCTGAAGGTGGTGGTGAGCGATACGGGGATCGGGATTCCCCCGGAGGATCTGCCGCGGATCTTCGACCGATTTTACCAGGGCCAGACCGGGGTCTCCATGGGGTCGGGTCTGGGTCTGGCGATTACCAAAGAGATCATCGAGGGACATCGGGGGGCCATCCATGCGGAGAGCCGTCTGGGGAGCGGGACCAACATCGTCTTCACCCTTCCTCTCCTTCAGGTGGGCAACATTTTTCGGCTCTTGATCGAGCCGATGTTGAACGAGGCCGAGCGAGACGGGCTCTCCTTTTCGGTCATCCAGATCCGATTGTGGGATCCGAGGCTCAAGCGGGAGCTCCTGTTGAGTCACGAGGTCTTGGGGAGCGTCAAGTATGCCATCCAGAAGATGGTCCGGACGGTCGACATCGTCGTTCCCTTCTCAGGCCATCTCATCTACCTCTTCAGCTTCATCGACGATCGTCTGGCCAGGGAGATCGGTGAAAGGATCCAAGTCAAACTGACCCAAGGGGGATATCTCCCCAAGGGGGCGGAGGTCCAGTTTAAAACCTATTCTTTCCCCCAGGATGCCCTTTCGAAGGAGGACTTCCTCAAGGGCTGTCGGCACCTCATCAAGGCGGAGTGA